A part of Brassica rapa cultivar Chiifu-401-42 chromosome A05, CAAS_Brap_v3.01, whole genome shotgun sequence genomic DNA contains:
- the LOC103869157 gene encoding protein NRT1/ PTR FAMILY 6.4, which produces MVHVSSHGAKDGSEEAFDYRGNPPDKSKIGGWLGAGLILGSELSERICVMGISMNLVTYLVGDLHISSAKSATIVTNFMGTLNLLGLLGGFLADAKLGRYKMVAISASVTALGVLLLTVATTIPSMRPPLCDDFRRLHHQCVEANGHQLALLYVALYTIALGGGGIKSNVSGFGSDQFDTSDPKEEKQMIFFFNRFYFSISLGSLFAVIVLVYVQDNVGRGWGYGISAATMVVAAVVLLCGTKLYRFKKPKGSPFTVIWRVCFLAWKKRNESYPSHQSLLNGYETTTVPHTERLKCLDKAAVVVEESSPSTKEFKEKDPWMVSTVTQVEEVKLVVKLIPIWATNILFWTIYSQMTTFTVEQATFMERKLGSFTVPAGSYSAFLILTILLFTSLNERVSVPLARMVTKKPQGITSLQRIGVGLVLSMGAMAVAAVIENARREAEVTNGYKISAFWLIPQYFLVGAGEAFAYVGQLEFFIREAPERMKSMSTGLFLSTISMGFFVSSLLVSLVDKVTHKSWLRSNLNKARLNYFYWLLVVLGAFNFLVFIVFAMKHQYKADMISVGVDDSVEKEKEKSELELKDIP; this is translated from the exons ATG GTTCATGTGTCGTCGCATGGAGCAAAAGATGGCTCGGAAGAAGCCTTTGACTATAGAGGAAATCCACCTGATAAGTCCAAAATCGGTGGATGGTTAGGCGCCGGTTTAATCTTAG GGAGTGAACTTTCGGAGAGAATATGCGTGATGGGCATATCAATGAACCTAGTGACGTACCTTGTCGGAGATTTACACATCTCATCAGCAAAATCTGCAACCATAGTCACAAACTTCATGGGAACTCTCAACCTCTTAGGACTTCTTGGTGGTTTCTTGGCTGATGCTAAACTCGGTCGGTACAAGATGGTCGCAATCTCAGCCTCTGTCACAGCTCTG GGAGTGTTGCTGTTGACAGTGGCAACAACCATCCCAAGCATGAGACCACCACTCTGTGATGACTTCAGGAGACTTCACCATCAGTGCGTAGAAGCAAACGGTCACCAGCTAGCTCTTCTCTACGTCGCTCTCTACACCATAGCTCTAGGCGGAGGAGGGATCAAGTCCAACGTGTCCGGTTTCGGGTCTGACCAGTTCGACACGAGTGATCCCAAAGAAGAGAAGCAGATGATTTTCTTCTTCAACAGATTCTACTTCTCCATCAGCCTCGGGTCTCTCTTCGCCGTGATTGTCCTGGTTTACGTCCAGGACAACGTCGGGAGAGGCTGGGGCTACGGAATCTCGGCCGCGACCATGGTTGTCGCGGCCGTGGTTCTGCTCTGCGGGACGAAGCTGTACCGTTTCAAGAAACCTAAGGGAAGTCCTTTCACTGTTATATGGAGGGTTTGTTTCTTGGCGTGGAAGAAAAGAAACGAAAGCTACCCTTCGCATCAGAGTCTTTTAAACGGTTATGAAACCACAACGGTTCCTCACACCGAGAGGCTAAAGTGTTTAGACAAAGCCGCGGTTGTCGTAGAAGAGAGCTCTCCTAGTACCAAGGAGTTCAAAGAGAAGGATCCGTGGATGGTTTCGACCGTTACGCAGGTCGAAGAAGTGAAGCTAGTTGTGAAACTGATTCCCATTTGGGCAACGAACATTCTCTTCTGGACGATTTACTCTCAAATGACGACTTTCACGGTGGAACAAGCCACGTTTATGGAGCGTAAACTCGGGTCTTTCACGGTTCCCGCAGGCTCCTACTCTGCGTttctcatcctcaccatcctcCTCTTCACTTCCCTTAACGAGAGAGTCTCTGTGCCTTTAGCAAGAATGGTCACAAAGAAGCCTCAAGGAATCACCAGCCTTCAGAGAATAGGAGTAGGGCTTGTGTTGTCAATGGGTGCAATGGCGGTAGCCGCGGTTATAGAGAACGCTAGACGCGAGGCAGAGGTTACCAACGGTTATAAGATAAGCGCGTTCTGGTTGATTCCACAGTACTTCTTGGTTGGTGCGGGTGAAGCTTTTGCTTACGTTGGGCAGCTTGAGTTCTTTATAAGAGAAGCACCAGAGAGGATGAAGTCAATGAGCACCGGGTTGTTTTTGAGCACGATTTCGATGGGATTCTTTGTGAGCAGCTTGCTTGTTTCGCTTGTTGATAAGGTAACGCACAAGAGCTGGCTTAGAAGCAACCTTAACAAAGCGAGATTGAACTACTTCTACTGGTTGCTTGTTGTCTTGGGAGCTTTCAATTTCTTGGTTTTTATAGTGTTTGCGATGAAGCATCAGTATAAAGCTGATATGATTAGTGTTGGGGTTGATGATTCAGTGGAGAAGGAGAAAGAAAAATCTGAGTTGGAGCTTAAAGACATTCCATAA
- the LOC103869158 gene encoding serine/threonine protein phosphatase 2A 59 kDa regulatory subunit B' zeta isoform, which yields MIKQIFGKLPRKPSKSLNNDSNGEGAVNSYYAPNPSASASRLPNGTLAPNSNKNIQAGPFPPSGVVVYEALPSFRDVPISEKPNLFLQKLTMCCVVFDFRDPSKNLKEKEIKRQTLLELVDYVASVGVKFNEAAIQELTKMVAVNLFRTFPSANHETKILEMHDMEDEEPSLEPAWPHIQVVYEILLRFVASPMTDAKLAKRYIDHSFVLKLLDLFDSEDQREREYLKTILHRVYGKFMVHRPYIRKAINNIFYRFISETEKHNGIAELLEILGSIINGFALPLKEEHKLFLVRALIPLHKPKCASVYYQQLSYCIVQFVEKDFKLADCIIRGLLKYWPVTNSSKEVMFLGELEEVLEATQAAEFQRCMVPLFRQIARCLNSSHFQVAERALFLWNNDHIRNLITQNHKVIMPIVFPALERNTRGHWNQAVKTLTLNVRKVFSDIDQALFDECLAKFQVEEENKTEVKANRERTWKRLEDLAASKTDEAELVPRFVSSVNLASSSESSG from the exons ATGATCAAACAGATATTTGGGAAGCTGCCTAGAAAGCCTTCCAAGTCATTGAACAATGACTCCAACGGTGAAGGAGCTGTTAACTCTTATTACGCTCCGAACCCATCAGCTTCTGCTTCACGTCTACCAAATGGGACTCTTGCTCCTAACTCTAACAAGAACATTCAAGCTGGACCCTTTCCACCTTCTGGTGTTGTTGTATACGAGGCCTTGCCTAGCTTCAGAGACGTTCCCATCTCCGAGAAACCCAATCTCTTCCTCCAGAAGCTGACTATGTGCTGTGTTGTCTTCGACTTTAGAGACCCTTCCAAGAATctcaaagagaaagagattaaGAGGCAGACACTCCTCGAGCTCGTTGACTATGTAGCATCAGTTGGCGTGAAGTTCAACGAAGCTGCGATCCAAGAGCTGACGAAGATGGTAGCTGTGAATCTCTTCAGAACGTTTCCTTCAGCGAACCACGAGACTAAGATCCTGGAGATGCACGATATGGAAGATGAGGAGCCTTCCTTGGAGCCAGCTTGGCCTCACATTCAAGTCGTCTACGAGATTCTCCTCAGGTTCGTGGCGTCTCCCATGACTGACGCAAAGCTTGCAAAGAGATACATTGACCACTCCTTCGTCTTGAAGCTCTTAGACTTGTTTGATTCCGAAGATCAAAGAGAGAGGGAGTATCTAAAAACCATTCTCCACCGTGTTTACGGGAAGTTCATGGTGCATAGGCCTTACATCAGAAAGGCGATAAACAACATCTTCTACAGGTTCATCTCCGAGACTGAGAAGCATAATGGTATCGCGGAGTTGCTAGAGATTCTTGGGAGTATAATCAATGGTTTTGCTTTGCCTTTGAAAGAAGAGCATAAGCTCTTCCTTGTCAGAGCTTTGATCCCTCTCCACAAGCCTAAATGCGCGTCGGTCTATTACCAGCAGCTCTCTTATTGCATTGTTCAGTTTGTTGAGAAAGACTTCAAGCTCGCGGATTGCATTATCAGAGGGCTGTTGAAGTATTGGCCTGTGACTAACAGCTCTAAAGAAGTTATGTTTCTTGGGGAGTTGGAAGAAGTCTTGGAAGCAACTCAAGCTGCTGAGTTTCAACGTTGTATGGTTCCTTTGTTCCGACAGATAGCTCGTTGTCTCAACAGTTCACATTTCCAG GTTGCTGAGAGAGCTTTGTTTCTGTGGAACAACGATCACATAAGAAACCTGATCACTCAGAACCATAAAGTGATCATGCCTATAGTCTTCCCAGCTCTAGAGAGGAACACGCGTGGACATTGGAACCAAGCGGTTAAGACTCTGACTCTAAACGTGAGGAAAGTGTTCTCGGACATTGACCAAGCTCTCTTTGACGAGTGTTTagctaaattccaagtggaagaAGAGAATAAGACAGAGGTTAAAGCGAACCGGGAAAGAACATGGAAGAGGTTAGAAGATTTGGCGGCTTCAAAGACCGACGAGGCAGAGCTGGTCCCAAGATTTGTGTCCTCGGTGAATCTTGCAAGCAGCTCTGAGTCCTCAGGGTAG